In Symphalangus syndactylus isolate Jambi chromosome 6, NHGRI_mSymSyn1-v2.1_pri, whole genome shotgun sequence, a genomic segment contains:
- the LGR4 gene encoding leucine-rich repeat-containing G-protein coupled receptor 4 isoform X2 — MPGPLGLLCFLALGLLGSAGPSGAAPPLCAAPCSCDGDRRVDCSGKGLTAVPEGLSAFTQALQLAGNDLSFIHPKALSGLKELKVLTLQNNQLKTVPSEAIRGLSALQSLRLDANHITSVPEDSFEGLVQLRHLWLDDNSLTEVPVHPLSNLPTLQALTLALNKISSIPDFAFTNLSSLVVLHLHNNKIKNLSQHCFDGLDNLETLDLNYNNLGEFPQAIKALPSLKELGFHSNSISVIPDGAFDGNPLLRTIHLYDNPLSFVGNSAFHNLSDLHSLVIRGASMVQQFPNLTGTAHLESLTLTGTKISSIPNNLCQEQKMLRTLDLSYNNIRDLPSFNGCHALEEISLQRNQIYQIKEGTFQGLISLRILDLSRNLIHEIHSRAFATLGPITNLDVSFNELTSFPTEGLNGLNQLKLVGNFKLKEALAAKDFVNLRSLSVPYAYQCCAFWGCDSYANLNTEDNSLQDHSVAQEKGTADAANVTSTVENEEHSQIIIHCTPSTGAFKPCEYLLGSWMIRLTVWFIFLVALFFNLLVILTTFASCTSLPSSKLFIGLISVSNLFMGIYTGILTFLDAVSWGRFAEFGIWWETGSGCKVAGFLAVFSSESAIFLLMLATVERSLSAKDIVKNGKSNHLRQFRVAALLAFLGATVAGCFPLFHRGEYSASPLCLPFPTGETPSLGFTVTLVLLNSLAFLLMAIIYTKLYCNLEKEDLSENSQSSMIKHVAWLIFTNCIFFCPVAFFSFAPLITAISISPEIMKSVTLIFFPLPACLNPVLYVFFNPKFKEDWKLLKRRVTKKNGSVSVSISSQGGCLEQDFYYDCGMYSHLQGNLTVCDCCESFLLTKPVSCKHLIKSHSCPALAVASCQRPEGYWSDCGTQSAHSDYADEEDSFVSDSSDQVQACGRACFYQSRGFPLVRYAYNLPRVKD, encoded by the exons acaattGGCGGGCAACGACCTTTCTTTTATCCACCCAAAGGCCTTGTCTGGGTTGAAAGAACTCAAAGTTCT AACGCTCCAGAATAATCAGTTGAAAACAGTACCCAGTGAAGCCATTCGAGGGCTGAGTGCTTTGCAGTCTTT gCGTCTAGATGCCAACCATATTACCTCGGTCCCCGAGGACAGTTTTGAAGGACTTGTTCAGTTACGGCATCTGTGGCTGGATGACAACAGCTTGACGGAGGTGCCTGTGCACCCCCTCAGCAATCTGCCCACCCTACAGGCGCTGACCCTGGCTCTCAACAAGATCTCAAGCATCCCTGACTTTGCATTTACCAACCTTTCAAGCCTGGTAGTTCT gCATCttcataacaataaaattaaaaacctgaGTCAACACTGTTTTGATGGACTAGATAACCTGGAGACCTT agacttgAATTATAATAACTTGGGGGAATTTCCTCAGGCTATTAAAGCCCTTCCTAGCCTAAAAGAGCT AGGATTTCATAGTAATTCTATTTCTGTTATCCCTGATGGAGCATTTGATGGTAATCCACTGTTAAGAACTAT ACATTTGTATGATAATCCTCTGTCTTTTGTGGGGAACTCAGCATTTCACAATTTATCTGATCTTCATTCCCT AGTCATTCGTGGTGCAAGCATGGTGCAGCAGTTCCCCAATCTTACAGGAACTGCCCACCTGGAAAGTCT GACTTTGACAGGTACAAAGATAAGCAGCATACCTAATAATTTGTGTCAAGAACAAAAGATGCTTAGgacttt GGACTTGTCTTACAACAATATAAGAGACCTTCCAAGTTTTAATGGTTGCCATGCTCTGGAAGAAAT ttctttacAGCGTAATCAGATCTACCAAATAAAGGAAGGCACCTTTCAAGGCCTGATATCTCTAAGGATTCT AGATCTGAGTAGAAACCTGATACATGAAATTCACAGTAGAGCTTTTGCCACACTTGGGCCAATAACTAACCT AGATGTAAGTTTCAATGAATTAACTTCCTTTCCTACGGAAGGCCTGAATGGGCTAAATCAGCTGAAACTTGTGGGCAACTTCAAGCTGAAAGAAGCCTTAGCAGCAAAAGACTTTGTTAACCTCAG GTCTTTATCAGTACCATATGCTTATCAGTGCTGTGCATTTTGGGGTTGTGACTCTTATGCAAATTTAAACACAGAAGATAACAGCCTCCAGGACCACAGTGTGGCACAGGAGAAAG GTACTGCTGATGCAGCAAATGTCACAAGCACTGTTGAAAATGAAGAACATAGTCAAATAATTATCCATTGTACACCTTCAACAG gTGCTTTTAAGCCCTGTGAATATTTACTGGGAAGCTGGATGATTCGTCTTACTGTGTGGTTCATTTTCTTGGTTGCATTATTTTTCAACCTGCTTGTTATTTTAACAACATTTGCATCTTGTACATCACTGCCTTCGTCCAAATTGTTTATAGGCTTGATTTCTGTGTCTAACTTATTCATGGGAATCTATACTGGCATCCTAACTTTTCTTGATGCTGTGTCCTGGGGCAGATTTGCTGAATTTGGCATTTGGTGGGAAACTGGCAGTGGCTGCAAAGTAGCTGGGTTTCTTGCAGTTTTCTCCTCAGAAAGTGCCATATTTTTATTAATGCTAGCAACTGTCGAAAGAAGCTTATCTGCAAAAGATATAGTGAAAAATGGGAAGAGCAATCATCTCAGACAGTTCCGGGTTGCTGCCCTGTTGGCTTTCCTAGGTGCTACAGTAGCAGGCTGTTTTCCCCTTTTCCATAGAGGGGAGTATTCTGCATCACCCCTTTGTTTGCCATTTCCTACAGGTGAAACGCCATCATTAGGATTCACTGTAACGTTAGTGCTATTAAACTCACTAGCATTTTTGTTAATGGCCATTATCTACACTAAGCTATACTGCAACTTGGAAAAAGAGGACCTCTCAGAAAACTCACAATCTAGCATGATTAAGCATGTCGCTTGGCTAATCTTCACCAATTGCATCTTTTTCTGCCCTGtggcatttttttcatttgcacCATTGATCACTGCAATCTCTATCAGCCCCGAAATAATGAAGTCTGTTACTCTGATATTTTTTCCATTGCCTGCTTGCCTGAATCCAGTCCTGTATGTTTTCTTCAACCCAAAGTTTAAAGAAGACTGGAAGTTACTGAAGCGACGTGTTACCAAGAAAAATGGATCAGTTTCAGTTTCCATCAGTAGCCAAGGTGGTTGTCTGGAACAGGATTTCTACTACGACTGTGGCATGTACTCACATTTGCAGGGCAACCTGACTGTTTGCGACTGCTGCGAATCGTTTCTTTTAACAAAGCCAGTATCATGCAAACACTTGATAAAATCACACAGCTGTCCTGCATTGGCAGTGGCTTCTTGCCAAAGACCGGAGGGCTATTGGTCCGACTGTGGCACACAGTCGGCCCACTCTGATTATGCAGATGAAGAAGATTCCTTTGTCTCAGACAGTTCTGACCAGGTGCAGGCCTGTGGACGAGCCTGCTTCTACCAGAGTAGAGGATTCCCTCTGGTGCGCTATGCTTACAATCTACCAAGAGTTAAAGACTGA
- the LGR4 gene encoding leucine-rich repeat-containing G-protein coupled receptor 4 isoform X1: MPGPLGLLCFLALGLLGSAGPSGAAPPLCAAPCSCDGDRRVDCSGKGLTAVPEGLSAFTQALDISMNNITQLPEDAFKNFPFLEELQLAGNDLSFIHPKALSGLKELKVLTLQNNQLKTVPSEAIRGLSALQSLRLDANHITSVPEDSFEGLVQLRHLWLDDNSLTEVPVHPLSNLPTLQALTLALNKISSIPDFAFTNLSSLVVLHLHNNKIKNLSQHCFDGLDNLETLDLNYNNLGEFPQAIKALPSLKELGFHSNSISVIPDGAFDGNPLLRTIHLYDNPLSFVGNSAFHNLSDLHSLVIRGASMVQQFPNLTGTAHLESLTLTGTKISSIPNNLCQEQKMLRTLDLSYNNIRDLPSFNGCHALEEISLQRNQIYQIKEGTFQGLISLRILDLSRNLIHEIHSRAFATLGPITNLDVSFNELTSFPTEGLNGLNQLKLVGNFKLKEALAAKDFVNLRSLSVPYAYQCCAFWGCDSYANLNTEDNSLQDHSVAQEKGTADAANVTSTVENEEHSQIIIHCTPSTGAFKPCEYLLGSWMIRLTVWFIFLVALFFNLLVILTTFASCTSLPSSKLFIGLISVSNLFMGIYTGILTFLDAVSWGRFAEFGIWWETGSGCKVAGFLAVFSSESAIFLLMLATVERSLSAKDIVKNGKSNHLRQFRVAALLAFLGATVAGCFPLFHRGEYSASPLCLPFPTGETPSLGFTVTLVLLNSLAFLLMAIIYTKLYCNLEKEDLSENSQSSMIKHVAWLIFTNCIFFCPVAFFSFAPLITAISISPEIMKSVTLIFFPLPACLNPVLYVFFNPKFKEDWKLLKRRVTKKNGSVSVSISSQGGCLEQDFYYDCGMYSHLQGNLTVCDCCESFLLTKPVSCKHLIKSHSCPALAVASCQRPEGYWSDCGTQSAHSDYADEEDSFVSDSSDQVQACGRACFYQSRGFPLVRYAYNLPRVKD; encoded by the exons acaattGGCGGGCAACGACCTTTCTTTTATCCACCCAAAGGCCTTGTCTGGGTTGAAAGAACTCAAAGTTCT AACGCTCCAGAATAATCAGTTGAAAACAGTACCCAGTGAAGCCATTCGAGGGCTGAGTGCTTTGCAGTCTTT gCGTCTAGATGCCAACCATATTACCTCGGTCCCCGAGGACAGTTTTGAAGGACTTGTTCAGTTACGGCATCTGTGGCTGGATGACAACAGCTTGACGGAGGTGCCTGTGCACCCCCTCAGCAATCTGCCCACCCTACAGGCGCTGACCCTGGCTCTCAACAAGATCTCAAGCATCCCTGACTTTGCATTTACCAACCTTTCAAGCCTGGTAGTTCT gCATCttcataacaataaaattaaaaacctgaGTCAACACTGTTTTGATGGACTAGATAACCTGGAGACCTT agacttgAATTATAATAACTTGGGGGAATTTCCTCAGGCTATTAAAGCCCTTCCTAGCCTAAAAGAGCT AGGATTTCATAGTAATTCTATTTCTGTTATCCCTGATGGAGCATTTGATGGTAATCCACTGTTAAGAACTAT ACATTTGTATGATAATCCTCTGTCTTTTGTGGGGAACTCAGCATTTCACAATTTATCTGATCTTCATTCCCT AGTCATTCGTGGTGCAAGCATGGTGCAGCAGTTCCCCAATCTTACAGGAACTGCCCACCTGGAAAGTCT GACTTTGACAGGTACAAAGATAAGCAGCATACCTAATAATTTGTGTCAAGAACAAAAGATGCTTAGgacttt GGACTTGTCTTACAACAATATAAGAGACCTTCCAAGTTTTAATGGTTGCCATGCTCTGGAAGAAAT ttctttacAGCGTAATCAGATCTACCAAATAAAGGAAGGCACCTTTCAAGGCCTGATATCTCTAAGGATTCT AGATCTGAGTAGAAACCTGATACATGAAATTCACAGTAGAGCTTTTGCCACACTTGGGCCAATAACTAACCT AGATGTAAGTTTCAATGAATTAACTTCCTTTCCTACGGAAGGCCTGAATGGGCTAAATCAGCTGAAACTTGTGGGCAACTTCAAGCTGAAAGAAGCCTTAGCAGCAAAAGACTTTGTTAACCTCAG GTCTTTATCAGTACCATATGCTTATCAGTGCTGTGCATTTTGGGGTTGTGACTCTTATGCAAATTTAAACACAGAAGATAACAGCCTCCAGGACCACAGTGTGGCACAGGAGAAAG GTACTGCTGATGCAGCAAATGTCACAAGCACTGTTGAAAATGAAGAACATAGTCAAATAATTATCCATTGTACACCTTCAACAG gTGCTTTTAAGCCCTGTGAATATTTACTGGGAAGCTGGATGATTCGTCTTACTGTGTGGTTCATTTTCTTGGTTGCATTATTTTTCAACCTGCTTGTTATTTTAACAACATTTGCATCTTGTACATCACTGCCTTCGTCCAAATTGTTTATAGGCTTGATTTCTGTGTCTAACTTATTCATGGGAATCTATACTGGCATCCTAACTTTTCTTGATGCTGTGTCCTGGGGCAGATTTGCTGAATTTGGCATTTGGTGGGAAACTGGCAGTGGCTGCAAAGTAGCTGGGTTTCTTGCAGTTTTCTCCTCAGAAAGTGCCATATTTTTATTAATGCTAGCAACTGTCGAAAGAAGCTTATCTGCAAAAGATATAGTGAAAAATGGGAAGAGCAATCATCTCAGACAGTTCCGGGTTGCTGCCCTGTTGGCTTTCCTAGGTGCTACAGTAGCAGGCTGTTTTCCCCTTTTCCATAGAGGGGAGTATTCTGCATCACCCCTTTGTTTGCCATTTCCTACAGGTGAAACGCCATCATTAGGATTCACTGTAACGTTAGTGCTATTAAACTCACTAGCATTTTTGTTAATGGCCATTATCTACACTAAGCTATACTGCAACTTGGAAAAAGAGGACCTCTCAGAAAACTCACAATCTAGCATGATTAAGCATGTCGCTTGGCTAATCTTCACCAATTGCATCTTTTTCTGCCCTGtggcatttttttcatttgcacCATTGATCACTGCAATCTCTATCAGCCCCGAAATAATGAAGTCTGTTACTCTGATATTTTTTCCATTGCCTGCTTGCCTGAATCCAGTCCTGTATGTTTTCTTCAACCCAAAGTTTAAAGAAGACTGGAAGTTACTGAAGCGACGTGTTACCAAGAAAAATGGATCAGTTTCAGTTTCCATCAGTAGCCAAGGTGGTTGTCTGGAACAGGATTTCTACTACGACTGTGGCATGTACTCACATTTGCAGGGCAACCTGACTGTTTGCGACTGCTGCGAATCGTTTCTTTTAACAAAGCCAGTATCATGCAAACACTTGATAAAATCACACAGCTGTCCTGCATTGGCAGTGGCTTCTTGCCAAAGACCGGAGGGCTATTGGTCCGACTGTGGCACACAGTCGGCCCACTCTGATTATGCAGATGAAGAAGATTCCTTTGTCTCAGACAGTTCTGACCAGGTGCAGGCCTGTGGACGAGCCTGCTTCTACCAGAGTAGAGGATTCCCTCTGGTGCGCTATGCTTACAATCTACCAAGAGTTAAAGACTGA
- the LGR4 gene encoding leucine-rich repeat-containing G-protein coupled receptor 4 isoform X3, translating to MNNITQLPEDAFKNFPFLEELQLAGNDLSFIHPKALSGLKELKVLTLQNNQLKTVPSEAIRGLSALQSLRLDANHITSVPEDSFEGLVQLRHLWLDDNSLTEVPVHPLSNLPTLQALTLALNKISSIPDFAFTNLSSLVVLHLHNNKIKNLSQHCFDGLDNLETLDLNYNNLGEFPQAIKALPSLKELGFHSNSISVIPDGAFDGNPLLRTIHLYDNPLSFVGNSAFHNLSDLHSLVIRGASMVQQFPNLTGTAHLESLTLTGTKISSIPNNLCQEQKMLRTLDLSYNNIRDLPSFNGCHALEEISLQRNQIYQIKEGTFQGLISLRILDLSRNLIHEIHSRAFATLGPITNLDVSFNELTSFPTEGLNGLNQLKLVGNFKLKEALAAKDFVNLRSLSVPYAYQCCAFWGCDSYANLNTEDNSLQDHSVAQEKGTADAANVTSTVENEEHSQIIIHCTPSTGAFKPCEYLLGSWMIRLTVWFIFLVALFFNLLVILTTFASCTSLPSSKLFIGLISVSNLFMGIYTGILTFLDAVSWGRFAEFGIWWETGSGCKVAGFLAVFSSESAIFLLMLATVERSLSAKDIVKNGKSNHLRQFRVAALLAFLGATVAGCFPLFHRGEYSASPLCLPFPTGETPSLGFTVTLVLLNSLAFLLMAIIYTKLYCNLEKEDLSENSQSSMIKHVAWLIFTNCIFFCPVAFFSFAPLITAISISPEIMKSVTLIFFPLPACLNPVLYVFFNPKFKEDWKLLKRRVTKKNGSVSVSISSQGGCLEQDFYYDCGMYSHLQGNLTVCDCCESFLLTKPVSCKHLIKSHSCPALAVASCQRPEGYWSDCGTQSAHSDYADEEDSFVSDSSDQVQACGRACFYQSRGFPLVRYAYNLPRVKD from the exons acaattGGCGGGCAACGACCTTTCTTTTATCCACCCAAAGGCCTTGTCTGGGTTGAAAGAACTCAAAGTTCT AACGCTCCAGAATAATCAGTTGAAAACAGTACCCAGTGAAGCCATTCGAGGGCTGAGTGCTTTGCAGTCTTT gCGTCTAGATGCCAACCATATTACCTCGGTCCCCGAGGACAGTTTTGAAGGACTTGTTCAGTTACGGCATCTGTGGCTGGATGACAACAGCTTGACGGAGGTGCCTGTGCACCCCCTCAGCAATCTGCCCACCCTACAGGCGCTGACCCTGGCTCTCAACAAGATCTCAAGCATCCCTGACTTTGCATTTACCAACCTTTCAAGCCTGGTAGTTCT gCATCttcataacaataaaattaaaaacctgaGTCAACACTGTTTTGATGGACTAGATAACCTGGAGACCTT agacttgAATTATAATAACTTGGGGGAATTTCCTCAGGCTATTAAAGCCCTTCCTAGCCTAAAAGAGCT AGGATTTCATAGTAATTCTATTTCTGTTATCCCTGATGGAGCATTTGATGGTAATCCACTGTTAAGAACTAT ACATTTGTATGATAATCCTCTGTCTTTTGTGGGGAACTCAGCATTTCACAATTTATCTGATCTTCATTCCCT AGTCATTCGTGGTGCAAGCATGGTGCAGCAGTTCCCCAATCTTACAGGAACTGCCCACCTGGAAAGTCT GACTTTGACAGGTACAAAGATAAGCAGCATACCTAATAATTTGTGTCAAGAACAAAAGATGCTTAGgacttt GGACTTGTCTTACAACAATATAAGAGACCTTCCAAGTTTTAATGGTTGCCATGCTCTGGAAGAAAT ttctttacAGCGTAATCAGATCTACCAAATAAAGGAAGGCACCTTTCAAGGCCTGATATCTCTAAGGATTCT AGATCTGAGTAGAAACCTGATACATGAAATTCACAGTAGAGCTTTTGCCACACTTGGGCCAATAACTAACCT AGATGTAAGTTTCAATGAATTAACTTCCTTTCCTACGGAAGGCCTGAATGGGCTAAATCAGCTGAAACTTGTGGGCAACTTCAAGCTGAAAGAAGCCTTAGCAGCAAAAGACTTTGTTAACCTCAG GTCTTTATCAGTACCATATGCTTATCAGTGCTGTGCATTTTGGGGTTGTGACTCTTATGCAAATTTAAACACAGAAGATAACAGCCTCCAGGACCACAGTGTGGCACAGGAGAAAG GTACTGCTGATGCAGCAAATGTCACAAGCACTGTTGAAAATGAAGAACATAGTCAAATAATTATCCATTGTACACCTTCAACAG gTGCTTTTAAGCCCTGTGAATATTTACTGGGAAGCTGGATGATTCGTCTTACTGTGTGGTTCATTTTCTTGGTTGCATTATTTTTCAACCTGCTTGTTATTTTAACAACATTTGCATCTTGTACATCACTGCCTTCGTCCAAATTGTTTATAGGCTTGATTTCTGTGTCTAACTTATTCATGGGAATCTATACTGGCATCCTAACTTTTCTTGATGCTGTGTCCTGGGGCAGATTTGCTGAATTTGGCATTTGGTGGGAAACTGGCAGTGGCTGCAAAGTAGCTGGGTTTCTTGCAGTTTTCTCCTCAGAAAGTGCCATATTTTTATTAATGCTAGCAACTGTCGAAAGAAGCTTATCTGCAAAAGATATAGTGAAAAATGGGAAGAGCAATCATCTCAGACAGTTCCGGGTTGCTGCCCTGTTGGCTTTCCTAGGTGCTACAGTAGCAGGCTGTTTTCCCCTTTTCCATAGAGGGGAGTATTCTGCATCACCCCTTTGTTTGCCATTTCCTACAGGTGAAACGCCATCATTAGGATTCACTGTAACGTTAGTGCTATTAAACTCACTAGCATTTTTGTTAATGGCCATTATCTACACTAAGCTATACTGCAACTTGGAAAAAGAGGACCTCTCAGAAAACTCACAATCTAGCATGATTAAGCATGTCGCTTGGCTAATCTTCACCAATTGCATCTTTTTCTGCCCTGtggcatttttttcatttgcacCATTGATCACTGCAATCTCTATCAGCCCCGAAATAATGAAGTCTGTTACTCTGATATTTTTTCCATTGCCTGCTTGCCTGAATCCAGTCCTGTATGTTTTCTTCAACCCAAAGTTTAAAGAAGACTGGAAGTTACTGAAGCGACGTGTTACCAAGAAAAATGGATCAGTTTCAGTTTCCATCAGTAGCCAAGGTGGTTGTCTGGAACAGGATTTCTACTACGACTGTGGCATGTACTCACATTTGCAGGGCAACCTGACTGTTTGCGACTGCTGCGAATCGTTTCTTTTAACAAAGCCAGTATCATGCAAACACTTGATAAAATCACACAGCTGTCCTGCATTGGCAGTGGCTTCTTGCCAAAGACCGGAGGGCTATTGGTCCGACTGTGGCACACAGTCGGCCCACTCTGATTATGCAGATGAAGAAGATTCCTTTGTCTCAGACAGTTCTGACCAGGTGCAGGCCTGTGGACGAGCCTGCTTCTACCAGAGTAGAGGATTCCCTCTGGTGCGCTATGCTTACAATCTACCAAGAGTTAAAGACTGA